In a genomic window of Oncorhynchus keta strain PuntledgeMale-10-30-2019 chromosome 26, Oket_V2, whole genome shotgun sequence:
- the LOC118358872 gene encoding transmembrane protein 125-like translates to MPELEDFPPIRDDQPVGPDPNQIQRSILDEQVELWWFRDPAKSLLCYAVAVLLILGCGLGGILLLSTTTSFSSDWRMGAGMALCLLALAVLLKQLLSSAVQDMNCVRSRRRIDILKSGGLSDLLVVLITGLCLVVCGAVLLKLALGHHMPKPGVALNDMYISGVVLLAGGGSVVVGVGVYTGLVFLLERTWPGQRFRDRAMGVFTISGRHMEQGRRETTSSLANLI, encoded by the coding sequence ATGCCAGAGCTGGAGGACTTCCCCCCGATACGGGATGACCAGCCGGTTGGTCCTGACCCGAACCAGATCCAGCGCAGCATACTGGACGAGCAGGTAGAGCTGTGGTGGTTCCGCGACCCGGCCAAGTCTCTGCTGTGCTACGCCGTCGCCGTCCTACTCATCCTGGGCTGCGGCCTGGGAGGcatactcctcctctccaccacgaCCAGCTTCTCCAGTGACTGGCGCATGGGAGCGGGCATGGCTCTGTGTCTCTTAGCCCTGGCCGTCCTGCTCAAACAGCTCCTGAGCTCCGCCGTGCAGGACATGAACTGTGTCCGCAGCCGGAGGCGGATCGATATCCTGAAGAGCGGAGGGCTGTCGGATCTGTTAGTGGTTCTCATCACAGGGCTGTGTCTGGTGGTCTGTGGGGCCGTACTGCTGAAGCTGGCACTAGGACACCACATGCCCAAGCCCGGCGTAGCCCTTAATGATATGTACATCTCTGGGGTGGTGTTGTTAGCTGGAGGAGggtcagtggtggtgggggtgggagtGTACACGGGGCTGGTGTTCCTGTTGGAGAGGACGTGGCCGGGACAGAGGTTCAGGGATAGGGCCATGGGGGTGTTCACTATCTCTGGACGACACATGGAACAGGGTAGGAGGGAGACCACCTCCAGCTTGGCTAACCTCATCTGA